The proteins below are encoded in one region of Mycteria americana isolate JAX WOST 10 ecotype Jacksonville Zoo and Gardens chromosome 22, USCA_MyAme_1.0, whole genome shotgun sequence:
- the NFE2L1 gene encoding endoplasmic reticulum membrane sensor NFE2L1 isoform X2, translated as MLSLKKYFTEGLIQFTILLSLIGVRVDVDTYLNSQLPPLREIILGQSSAYTQTQFHNLRNTLDGYGIHPKSVDLDYYFTARRLLSQVRALDRFQVPTTEVNAWLVHRDPEGSVSGSQPSAGIALENGSGLQDGSNPDNGVRESGAEQGFGEELEDLGAVAAPVNGDLTKEVPGAEDQTALSLEECLRLLEATFPFGENSEFPAADVSTLSEAVPGESRSAGIQTSLLSPLLTETESPFDLEQQWQDLMSIMEMQAMEVNNTTAETLYNGTSGDLLTSNYSLAPNTPINQNVSLHQASLGSCSQDFSLFSSEIESPSMAGSSALLQLAPDNSTGLNTTFGSTNLSGIFFPPQLNSTVNETAGPELPDPLGGLLDEAMLDEISLMDLAIEEGFNPVQASQLEEEFDSDSGLSLDSGHSPASLSSSEASSSSSSSSSSSSSSSSSSSSSSSSFSEEGAVGYSSDSENVDFEEAEGAVGYQPEYSKFCRMSYQDPSQLHYLPYLEHVGHNHTYNMAPGALDPEEPKLPSTGKKSSKEKPSEFLDKQMSRDEHRARAMKIPFTNDKIINLPVEEFNELLSKYQLSEAQLSLIRDIRRRGKNKMAAQNCRKRKLDTILNLERDVEDLQRDKSKLLREKVEFLKSIRQMKQKVQNLYQEVFGRLRDENGQPYSPSQYALQYASDGSVILIPRAVADQQARRQERKQKDRRK; from the exons ATGCTTTCTCTGAAGAAATACTTCACCGAAGGCCTCATCCAGTTCACCATTCTGCTCAGCTTGATTGGCGTTCGCGTGGACGTGGACACCTACCTGAACTCGCAGCTCCCCCCTCTCCGGGAGATCATTCTTGGCCAGAGCTCCGCTTACACCCAGACCCAGTTTCACAACCTGCGTAACACCTTGGATGGATATGGCATCCACCCAAAAAGCGTAGACCTGGACTATTACTTCACCGCTCGCAGGCTGCTCAGCCAGGTGAGGGCCCTGGACAGGTTTCAGGTGCCCACCACTGAAGTCAACGCCTGGTTAGTGCACCGAGACCCTGAAGGCTCCGTGTCCGGTAGCCAGCCCAGCGCCGGCATCGCCCTAGAGAATGGCAGCGGCCTGCAGGATGGGAGCAATCCCGACAACGGGGTGAGGGAGAGCGGAGCGGAGCAGGGCTTTGGGGAAGAACTGGAAGATTTGGGAGCGGTGGCTGCCCCGGTGAATGGAGACCTGACCAAAGAG GTGCCCGGTGCGGAGGATCAGACAGCCCTGTCCCTGGAGGAGTGCCTTAGGCTGCTGGAGGCCACCTTCCCTTTTGGGGAGAATTCGGAG TTTCCAGCTGCGGATGTCTCCACCCTGAGCGAAGCCGTGCCCGGCGAGAGCAGGTCCGCGGGCATCCAGACCAGCCTGCTGtctcctctcctcacagagaccgAGTCGCCCTTCGATCTGGAGCAGCAGTGGCAGGACCTCATGTCTATCATGGAAATGCAG GCTATGGAAGTGAACAACACAACCGCAGAAACCCTGTACAACGGCACGAGCGGAGACCTGCTGACTTCTAACTACAGCCTCGCTCCGAACACTCCCATCAATCAGAATGTCAGCCTGCATCAGGCCTCTCTGGGTAGCTGCTCACAGGACTTCTCCCTCTTCAGCTCAGAAATCGAAAGCCCCTCCATGGCTGGCAGCTCGGCCCTGCTCCAGCTGGCGCCGGACAACTCCACCGGCCTCAACACCACCTTCGGCTCCACCAACTTGAGCGGCATCTTCTTCCCTCCGCAGCTGAACAGCACAGTCAACGAGACGGCTGGCCCCGAGCTGCCAGACCCGCTGGGTGGTCTTCTAGACGAAGCCATGCTTGATGAGATCAGCTTGATGGACTTGGCGATTGAAGAAGGTTTCAACCCGGTGCAGGCCTCGCAGCTGGAAGAGGAGTTTGATTCTGACTCAGGTCTTTCTCTGGATTCCGGCCACAGTCCTGCTTCTCTGAGCAGCTCAGaagcctcctcttcttcctcttcctcctcctcctcctcctcctcctcctcttcctcctcatcctcttcctcctcctcgttTTCTGAGGAAGGAGCTGTCGGCTACAGCTCAGACTCTGAAAACGTGGACTTTGAAGAAGCGGAAGGGGCGGTTGGATACCAGCCAGAGTACAGCAAGTTCTGCCGCATGAGCTACCAGGACCCGTCGCAGCTCCATTACTTGCCTTACCTGGAGCACGTTGGCCACAACCACACCTATAACATGGCACCGGGGGCCCTGGATCCCGAGGAGCCCAAGCTGCCCAGCACGGGGAAGAAGAGCAGCAAGGAGAAGCCGTCCGAGTTCCTGGATAAGCAGATGAGCAGGGACGAGCATCGAGCCAGAGCCATGAAGATCCCCTTCACCAACGACAAGATCATCAACCTGCCCGTGGAGGAGTTCAACGAGCTCCTCTCCAAGTACCAGCTCAGCGAGGCGCAGCTGAGCCTGATCCGCGACATCAGGAGGCGAGGCAAGAACAAGATGGCTGCCCAGAACTGCCGCAAGAGGAAACTGGACACCATCCTGAACTTGGAACGGGACGTCGAGGACTTGCAACGGGACAAGTCCAAACTGCTCAGGGAGAAGGTGGAATTCCTCAAATCCATCCGCCAGATGAAGCAAAAGGTGCAGAACCTCTACCAGGAAGTGTTCGGCCGCCTGCGGGACGAGAACGGCCAGCCCTACTCCCCCAGCCAGTACGCCCTGCAGTACGCCAGCGACGGCAGCGTCATTTTGATACCTCGCGCCGTGGCTGACCAGCAGGCCCGGCGGCAGGAGCGGAAACAGAAGGACCGGAGGAAGTGA
- the SNX11 gene encoding sorting nexin-11 encodes MLENREEELTTVRVQDPRVQNEGSWNSYVDYKIFLHTNSKAFTAKTSCVRRRYREFVWLRRQLQKNAGLVPVPELPGKSTFFVGSTDEFIEKRRQGLQQFLEKVVQNVVLLSDSRLHLFLQSQLSIPEIEACVQGQGSQTVTEAILHYAMSNCGWVQEEESRPVLLPGGDLHGSSAGLGSPQGPSCLETFPHWSDFGMDDAHSDSPDEPAEPLGGRRETQ; translated from the exons ATGTTGGAGAACCGAGAGGAA GAGCTGACCACCGTGCGTGTTCAGGACCCCCGGGTGCAGAACGAAGGTTCCTGGAACTCCTATGTGGATTATAAAATCTTCCTCCAT accAACAGCAAGGCCTTTACTGCCAAGACCTCATGTGTGCGGCGCCGGTACCGTGAATTCGTGTGGCTGAGGAGGCAGCTCCAGAAGAATGCTGGCTTGGT GCCTGTCCCAGAGCTGCCCGGGAAATCCACCTTCTTCGTGGGCAGCACGGATGAATTCATCGAGAAGCGTCGACAAGGGCTGCAGCAGTTCCTGGAGAA GGTTGTGCAAAACGTCGTCCTCCTCTCCGACAGCCGGCTGCACCTtttcctgcagagccagctctcGATACCCGAGATAGAAGCGTGCGTGCAAGGCCAGGGCTCGCAGACGGTGACAGAAGCTATCCTGCACTACGCCATGTCCAACTGCGGCTGGGTGCAGGAGGAAGAGAGCCGCCCTGTGCTGCTGCCGGGAGGGGACCTGCACGGCAG CAGTGCCGGTCTGGGAAGCCCGCAGGGTCCGAGCTGCCTAGAGACCTTCCCGCACTGGAGTGACTTCGGCATGGACGACGCCCACTCGGACAGTCCGGATGAGCCAGCTGAGCCCTTGGGCGGACGTCGTGAGACGCAGTAA
- the NFE2L1 gene encoding endoplasmic reticulum membrane sensor NFE2L1 isoform X1, with protein sequence MLSLKKYFTEGLIQFTILLSLIGVRVDVDTYLNSQLPPLREIILGQSSAYTQTQFHNLRNTLDGYGIHPKSVDLDYYFTARRLLSQVRALDRFQVPTTEVNAWLVHRDPEGSVSGSQPSAGIALENGSGLQDGSNPDNGVRESGAEQGFGEELEDLGAVAAPVNGDLTKEDIDLIDILWRQDIDLGAGREIFDYSHRQKESEVDKELSDGRERGDSWRSGGNEILDRNLLVDGETGESFPAQVPGAEDQTALSLEECLRLLEATFPFGENSEFPAADVSTLSEAVPGESRSAGIQTSLLSPLLTETESPFDLEQQWQDLMSIMEMQAMEVNNTTAETLYNGTSGDLLTSNYSLAPNTPINQNVSLHQASLGSCSQDFSLFSSEIESPSMAGSSALLQLAPDNSTGLNTTFGSTNLSGIFFPPQLNSTVNETAGPELPDPLGGLLDEAMLDEISLMDLAIEEGFNPVQASQLEEEFDSDSGLSLDSGHSPASLSSSEASSSSSSSSSSSSSSSSSSSSSSSSFSEEGAVGYSSDSENVDFEEAEGAVGYQPEYSKFCRMSYQDPSQLHYLPYLEHVGHNHTYNMAPGALDPEEPKLPSTGKKSSKEKPSEFLDKQMSRDEHRARAMKIPFTNDKIINLPVEEFNELLSKYQLSEAQLSLIRDIRRRGKNKMAAQNCRKRKLDTILNLERDVEDLQRDKSKLLREKVEFLKSIRQMKQKVQNLYQEVFGRLRDENGQPYSPSQYALQYASDGSVILIPRAVADQQARRQERKQKDRRK encoded by the exons ATGCTTTCTCTGAAGAAATACTTCACCGAAGGCCTCATCCAGTTCACCATTCTGCTCAGCTTGATTGGCGTTCGCGTGGACGTGGACACCTACCTGAACTCGCAGCTCCCCCCTCTCCGGGAGATCATTCTTGGCCAGAGCTCCGCTTACACCCAGACCCAGTTTCACAACCTGCGTAACACCTTGGATGGATATGGCATCCACCCAAAAAGCGTAGACCTGGACTATTACTTCACCGCTCGCAGGCTGCTCAGCCAGGTGAGGGCCCTGGACAGGTTTCAGGTGCCCACCACTGAAGTCAACGCCTGGTTAGTGCACCGAGACCCTGAAGGCTCCGTGTCCGGTAGCCAGCCCAGCGCCGGCATCGCCCTAGAGAATGGCAGCGGCCTGCAGGATGGGAGCAATCCCGACAACGGGGTGAGGGAGAGCGGAGCGGAGCAGGGCTTTGGGGAAGAACTGGAAGATTTGGGAGCGGTGGCTGCCCCGGTGAATGGAGACCTGACCAAAGAG GACATCGATTTGATTGACATCCTGTGGAGACAGGATATTGATCTCGGCGCTGGGCGAGAGATTTTTGACTACAGCCACCGGCAGAAAGAGAGCGAAGTGGACAAAGAGCTGAGCGATGGGAGGGAGCGTGGGGACAGCTGGAGGAGCGGAGGGAATGAGATCTTGGATAGAAACCTACTAGTTGATGGAGAGACCGGGGAGAGTTTCCCTGCGCAG GTGCCCGGTGCGGAGGATCAGACAGCCCTGTCCCTGGAGGAGTGCCTTAGGCTGCTGGAGGCCACCTTCCCTTTTGGGGAGAATTCGGAG TTTCCAGCTGCGGATGTCTCCACCCTGAGCGAAGCCGTGCCCGGCGAGAGCAGGTCCGCGGGCATCCAGACCAGCCTGCTGtctcctctcctcacagagaccgAGTCGCCCTTCGATCTGGAGCAGCAGTGGCAGGACCTCATGTCTATCATGGAAATGCAG GCTATGGAAGTGAACAACACAACCGCAGAAACCCTGTACAACGGCACGAGCGGAGACCTGCTGACTTCTAACTACAGCCTCGCTCCGAACACTCCCATCAATCAGAATGTCAGCCTGCATCAGGCCTCTCTGGGTAGCTGCTCACAGGACTTCTCCCTCTTCAGCTCAGAAATCGAAAGCCCCTCCATGGCTGGCAGCTCGGCCCTGCTCCAGCTGGCGCCGGACAACTCCACCGGCCTCAACACCACCTTCGGCTCCACCAACTTGAGCGGCATCTTCTTCCCTCCGCAGCTGAACAGCACAGTCAACGAGACGGCTGGCCCCGAGCTGCCAGACCCGCTGGGTGGTCTTCTAGACGAAGCCATGCTTGATGAGATCAGCTTGATGGACTTGGCGATTGAAGAAGGTTTCAACCCGGTGCAGGCCTCGCAGCTGGAAGAGGAGTTTGATTCTGACTCAGGTCTTTCTCTGGATTCCGGCCACAGTCCTGCTTCTCTGAGCAGCTCAGaagcctcctcttcttcctcttcctcctcctcctcctcctcctcctcctcttcctcctcatcctcttcctcctcctcgttTTCTGAGGAAGGAGCTGTCGGCTACAGCTCAGACTCTGAAAACGTGGACTTTGAAGAAGCGGAAGGGGCGGTTGGATACCAGCCAGAGTACAGCAAGTTCTGCCGCATGAGCTACCAGGACCCGTCGCAGCTCCATTACTTGCCTTACCTGGAGCACGTTGGCCACAACCACACCTATAACATGGCACCGGGGGCCCTGGATCCCGAGGAGCCCAAGCTGCCCAGCACGGGGAAGAAGAGCAGCAAGGAGAAGCCGTCCGAGTTCCTGGATAAGCAGATGAGCAGGGACGAGCATCGAGCCAGAGCCATGAAGATCCCCTTCACCAACGACAAGATCATCAACCTGCCCGTGGAGGAGTTCAACGAGCTCCTCTCCAAGTACCAGCTCAGCGAGGCGCAGCTGAGCCTGATCCGCGACATCAGGAGGCGAGGCAAGAACAAGATGGCTGCCCAGAACTGCCGCAAGAGGAAACTGGACACCATCCTGAACTTGGAACGGGACGTCGAGGACTTGCAACGGGACAAGTCCAAACTGCTCAGGGAGAAGGTGGAATTCCTCAAATCCATCCGCCAGATGAAGCAAAAGGTGCAGAACCTCTACCAGGAAGTGTTCGGCCGCCTGCGGGACGAGAACGGCCAGCCCTACTCCCCCAGCCAGTACGCCCTGCAGTACGCCAGCGACGGCAGCGTCATTTTGATACCTCGCGCCGTGGCTGACCAGCAGGCCCGGCGGCAGGAGCGGAAACAGAAGGACCGGAGGAAGTGA
- the COPZ2 gene encoding coatomer subunit zeta-2, translated as MEPAGPEPSLYTVKALLILDSLGQRLLAKYYDGTFPTAKEQAAFERSIFSKTRRAGGEIACLEGLTIVYRSSVDLFFYVVGGCQENELMLSAVLACLLDTLGHLLRKEVEKRWLLDNMEGTFLVVDEIVDRGVILESDPQQVIQRLSLRIPEPAAYGFVLFDYLAGGSERRDAGDASGHE; from the exons ATGGAGCCCGCGGGGCCG gaGCCCTCCCTGTACACCGTGAAGGCCCTGCTCATCCTGGACAGCCTCGGGCAGCGTCTCCTGGCCAAG TACTATGATGGCACCTTCCCCACGGCCAAGGAGCAGGCGGCCTTCGAGAGGAGCATCTTCAGCAAGACCCGCCGGGCAGGCG GCGAGATCGCCTGTCTGGAAGGACTCACCATCGTCTACAGAAGCAGCGTTGACCTCTTCTTCTACGTGGTGGGGGGCTGCCAGGAGAACGAG CTGATGCTGTCGGCCGTGCTCGCCTGCCTCCTCGACACCCTCGGCCACCTCCTGCG GAAGGAGGTGGAGAAGCGCTGGCTGCTGGACAACATGGAGGGGACGTTCCTGGTGGTGGATGAGATCGTGGACCGGGG GGTGATCCTGGAGAGCGACCCCCAGCAAGTGATCCAGCGGCTGAGCCTGCGG ATCCCAGAGCCGGCAGCGTATGGCTTCGTCCTCTTCGACTACCTGGCAGGCGGCTCGGAGCGGAGGGACGCAGGGGATGCCAGCGGTCACGAATAG
- the CBX1 gene encoding chromobox protein homolog 1: protein MGKKQNKKKVEEVLEEEEEEYVVEKVLDRRVVKGKVEYLLKWKGFSDEDNTWEPEENLDCPDLIAEFLQSQKTAHESEKSEGSKRKAESDTEDKGEESKPKKKKEESEKPRGFARGFEPERIIGATDSSGELMFLMKWKNSDEADLVPAKEANIKCPQVVISFYEERLTWHSYPSEDDDKKEDKN, encoded by the exons atgggaaaaaaacagaacaagaagaaagTGGAAGAGGTCttagaggaagaggaggaggagtatgTGGTGGAGAAGGTCCTGGATCGGCGAGTGGTAAAGGGCAAAGTGGAATACCTGCTGAAGTGGAAAGGCTTCTCGGA TGAAGATAACACATGGGAGCCAGAGGAGAACCTCGACTGCCCAGACCTCATTGCAGAGTTCCTTCAGTCCCAGAAAACTGCACATGAGAGCGAGAAGTCTGAGGGAAGCAAACGCAAAGCAGAGTCTGACACAGAGGATAAAGGGGAAGAGAGCAAAccaaagaagaagaaggaggag TCGGAGAAACCGCGAGGCTTTGCCCGGGGATTTGAGCCAGAGCGAATCATTGGTGCCACGGATTCCAGCGGGGAGCTCATGTTCCTGATGAAGTG GAAGAACTCTGACGAGGCCGACCTGGTCCCTGCCAAGGAAGCCAACATCAAGTGCCCCCAGGTGGTCATCTCGTTCTATGAGGAGAGGTTGACATGGCATTCCTACCCCTCAGAGGACGATGACAAGAAAGAGGACAAGAACTAA